The proteins below come from a single Garra rufa chromosome 25, GarRuf1.0, whole genome shotgun sequence genomic window:
- the LOC141302075 gene encoding cytolytic toxin-beta-like, translating into MATVGVNVIETAALGRPFQLGMLYDCRKDALIPGVTLWDPEKLQQSIRTRPQINTDFKVTASDSIEDKSSLMNINGSLKLSVLGGLVNVTGAAKYLNDTKKSFRQQRLTLHYHSTCRFEELTMNHLASENIVYREVFENDMATHVVTAVLYGADACFVFDIEVSADEKTNTVEGEATVALGKLKIISVDTNVNLKMNEAQKNAVQKFTCTFYGDFQLPSNPSTFEDALKVFADLPKLLGEKKELAVPLRVWLHPLDKLHTRASKLQKDISMELIIKTKSMIESLNTAAMKCNDLLKDLPALTFAEFSDKILQMKQNCNVYKLTHGETRLSAAKHPWRCDEGISTE; encoded by the exons ATGGCTACAGTAGGAGTAAATGTGATTGAAACAGCAGCTCTAGGGAGACCCTTCCAGCTGGGGATGCTGTACGACTGCAGGAAAGATGCTCTTATACCAG GAGTCACACTGTGGGATCCAGAAAAGCTCCAGCAGAGCATACGAACCCGTCCCCAAATTAACACCGATTTCAAAGTCACAGCTTCAGACTCCATTGAAGACAAATCTAGCTTAATGAACATCAACGGCTCTCTGAAACTGAGTGTTTTAGGTGGACTGGTCAATGTGACAGGAGCAGCCAAATATCTCAACGACACCAAGAAGTCTTTCAGACAGCAGAGACTGACTCTGCATTATCACTCAACCTGCAGGTTTGAAGAACTGACCATGAACCACTTGGCCTCTGAAAATATAGTTTATCGTGAGGTGTTTGAAAATGACATGGCGACACACGTGGTGACAGCAGTGCTTTATGGAGCAGACGCCTGCTTTGTGTTTGACATTGAAGTTTCAGCAGATGAGAAGACAAATACAGTAGAAGGAGAAGCAACAGTGGCCCTTGGGAAACTCAAAATTATTTCGGTAGATACAAATGTTaatttgaagatgaatgaagctcAGAAGAATGCAGTCCAGAAGTTCACATGCACATTTTATGGTGATTTCCAGTTACCGTCTAATCCATCCACGTTTGAAGATGCGCTGAAGGTTTTTGCTGATCTCCCAAAACTGCTGGGAGAAAAGAAAGAGCTGGCGGTTCCTCTGAGAGTTTGGCTTCATCCTTTGGACAAACTTCATACAAGAGCTTCAAAACTTCAGAAGGACATCAGCATGGAACTAATCATTAAAACCAAATCAATGATTGAGAGTTTAAATACAGCTGCGATGAAATGCAATGATCTTCTTAAAGACTTACCTGCCCTAACTTTTGCTGAATTTTCTGATAAAATTCTGCAAATGAAGCAAAACTGCAATGTGTATAAACTGACACATGGAGAGACTCGGCTCTCTGCTGCCAAACATCCGTGGAGATGTGATGAAGGAATCAGCACTGAATGA